ATTTTTATGGACACTCTCAGGTGCACGTGAATGGCGGTGCCGtgaacggcagcaacagcagcaacaacaataatatcaGCAGCTCCACACAGTTGCAGCGCAGCAGCGCTCAGAAGCGTGTGGAATTCTGCAAGACAGAGGTGCATTTTGCAGCCGAATCAGGGACGTGTGAATATTGTGGAAACCGATGGAAAGCCGCCGCCCACGCAGAACTTtcgacgacgtcgacgcaCAGCAAGCGGTCCACTGCAAAGTCTGGTGAAATCGGCCAGTGTGaccagcagcatcagcagcacaAGTACCACAAGCTCTAGCAGCAACAATGTGACGCACTTTGGCGACGATCCCACTGTGCGCAGCAAGCCAATTGCCTCGAGCAATGTGGCATATCGAGCAATGCTCATGGATCCCCCTGAGCTGATCACACAGCCTGTGGCTGGCAGTCAGGTGACGGTGATAACGACGACACCGAAGCAGCCAGCATTGGAGCCTCGCTACAGTCTGCTGGAGACGACGAGCTCAACGTCCAGGCATAGCTACACTTCCACCAGTGGCGTGGATACGACCGACAATGAGACCGACGAGCTGGCCAACATACGTGGCATACTGAAGAACAAACCGATTAAACCGAAACCTTATCATCTGGGCGAAAATATCGAGAGTGCCGATGTGCTCTGGAGCATGCCAGCTACGATCAAAAGTGAGCGCGAGAGTAGTCCACCAAGCAGGGAGAGCGGTGAGTCAACTATTACTTCAAAGTctattaataaacataattaaatagaaattcagGCAGTTTTAAAttcccaaaacaaaaattaaaatacagtCGTGTGTGatcgattgtgagatactcgctggcccttttaaatgaaagcaaagctatgaggaatttatttaaaaaatattcgaaatcgctaaatactaaaaatataccaaaggctatatttgatatatttatataatacacatgctatacttggtatattgatatacaactACATTCAAACTATAccatatcaaaatatatttcttaataacatcaacaatttttatttgatcgcaaccaaccacactatagttattattgtctcTACCAATATTCGAGACTCTAGCTTTAGATTTAAGCTTGTTATTccatttttatgaatttacgtggttttaaacaaacttgaatgTGAACCATAACAAGTAAAGCCGAAatatatatctctatctcttagagtctctgagatctagatgttcatacggatggacggacagacgggcgGGCCTATATCGTCActatttaagaatatatactttgcTGAGTCGGAGTCGACTCAATCtcaagtaaatatatttacagcagacacaaagttatatgACCCTATATatagtgggtataaaaactattgaacttaaacaaattttaatcaaCCTTTTAACAAGCCAGAAAATGGATTGAATCCCAGATAAGCGATCACTTTATAATGTCAATCAAATGAAGAAATTAGAATTACACAGTTGTAAAAATCTAACAAGCTAAAATAATTACAGTTTATTAAACTGGATTTACtcattttgtatatgtatttgtatctttctATAGCCACTGGCGATCACTCACCGATCACCACCAAATCGGTGGCCGAACGTGTGCGAATTGTagagcaacggcaacagcaaccacatcagcagcatcagcaactacaacaacaacaacagccatcGCCTGCTGGCAATGGTTACTCCACAAAGATCAATGTGAGCCTCGGAGCATCGGAGGAGTGGCTAGAAACAGGTTggtagaagaaaaaaataaaaagaaattaactaCTCGTACTTATTTTAGCTATTGTTGTGCCTGTTGTAGTAGCTcgtaattattgttattattagtgtcttatattttgatttgtctttgatttattgtattgtactTCAACGCGGTTTTGTTGTAAACTCCTCTACTTGTCTTTCTCTCAACTAGCGCCAAGTCTCAAAGTACTGAATACTCATACTCAATACTTGAACTCGTAAAGCATGCTGCTTCTAAATTGCCGCTTCtactcgtactcgtactcgTCTCGCCAATAAATATCTCTAACCCTGAACATACACTCACTTTCTAACCATTACCAAAGCCAATCTATAGACCGTTAATCACGCTAATATCAAAACTACTTTGCCCATGATTGGAACatgattgaaaaatatttaatgcttttTGTTATCCAACAATATTATtcaaacttaatttaaatttctaatgCACAATGACTGTTATGCTTGTAAATTGTCAAACATAattttgctttactttcataattattacaaagttgaataaaataatgagaaaatattaatttgtgcGATTTCAAAGCATTCTTCactcaaattttgtttaatttttattcgaacatttaaattgcaattatttgaagaaaaaatcaagaaaGTTAAACTTAGACAATTCAAAAAAATGGATctacatattaataaaattaatgtccATTATTAATTCTGGTCTATAGTTAAACTTCAAAAACTCAAATGCAACTAGCAAAATgacaaaattttataaatgaaaaggaaaaattcaaaaacaaaaaatattcgtATGAATGTCAAATATTGCAATAACTTTCAGTagctaataaattaaacttttatttttgattttgtttgattATACGActcattaaaaactttttaataaaaagtagttattaaattaaaaagtaataattattattaaaaatatttaaataaaatttaatgaaaatcaaaattgcaaaataaatgacatttataaatggaaaattctacttaaaaacaaaaaaaataattattcagaaaataaaaaaacaaaattttagaTTACAAACATTTCGTTTTGAACCTCaaccaatttatttaacttgcTTTTTCAATCCTGAATccatcattttgaataaataccCCAACACTGCTACTAATCCAACTGCAAGTCATTGAAaaaatccaacaaaaaaaagcaaaccacCAACAACATTTTTCGCACATTTCGCTATCACAGGTTCAAGCTCAGGCTCAGGGCCAGTTCGTCGACGCAGCAGTGCccaggagctgctgctgcaggacTTGCGCGTTCATCAGCGCATCCTCGATGAGGGCCTCAAGTCCACATCGCTGATCATGAAAACAATGCGTTCGGCCAGCGAATTCGATGAGGCCATGCGTCGTCTGAGCATAGCTTCAATCGAGTCCGCCCTAATACAGCCCACAATTGTGGTGCCTACGCCCATGTTGCGCTCCCACAGCTATCAGGAGGAGAGCTCGCGTCGTACCTCGACCACATCGATAACCAGCAGCGATCTCTTTGGCAGCACCCTCTATGACTCCTTGCCACGTACACCGCTGGCACCGCCGCGTCTCAAGCTGCTCGGCAACACGCAAATACCCGTTAGTCAGCAGTTGATGCAACTGCGGCGTCTCTACGATGCCGCAGAGCAGGAGGAGGACAGCGCCGATGAGGAGGTGAAGCGCTATTTCCGCGAGAACAGCAACAGTGATAGTGGAGGTGGCACTCAGGACAGCTCCTCGCCCGAGGATGTGGTGCACAAGGGTTGCGAGTACTCGAGCAGCTGGAGCCGGCTGAAGGCCAAGCGCACCATCTGGAAGATCGAGGCGCAAGAACAAACGCTAAAGCGTGCAGGTAAAACTCGTGAATCTTCGTCGTCTTCAAGTAGAGGAGTTTACTTCGCGTCTAGGGCCAAGGCAGATTTTCCCCGTCTTAAATACTTTATCATGCTTCTCCTTATGGTTCTTTTCAGATCTGCCCAAGTCCAATGTGATGAACATTGCGCTGCATGCCCCACGGctgcaaaagccaaagccagcgCCTCCCACGCTACGCATTGGTCAGCTGGTGCCTGTGGCCAAGCCTCGCACTCTGCTCGTCCAaccgcagccacagccaacAGCCTCAGCTCACACAGCTTCCTGTGGATAATGGCGACGAGTCGGGCAGCGAGTCCTTGAAGATTGTGAAGGAGGCTCGTGGCGCACGCAAGCTGCGTGAACATGAGCTCTCCTACTTTGGGGTGCAACATTCTCCGACACCCAGCCAAACCCCAAGCTGTCCACCAATCCACGACGCACGCTGCCGTCACGCAGTAAGCAAGCAATCCACAACGAGGAGGAATCCaccacagcaaccacaacgacCACCAAGTGGCAGTTGTTGAACGATCGACCCGATTTACTTAGACACAGCCCACAGGGCAACgacgaaagcaacaacaacatcaaagaCTACAACGAGGATGACGAGCATTGCTATGAGAACATTGCCAACGAGTTGACCACCACGTTCCGTGTGAAGTCGCCATCTCCGAGCTACGAACGAAAAGCAGATTTGCAGCGAGATGCGCAGATTCTTAGCGAGATGACACGCAATGCTGATCAAACATTGAAGGTTCATCGTCAGCCTCCTTTCACCACTCCTTACTTGAACTAATTCACTTTACTTTCCCAACAGGCACTCTCCGATGAGGCTGCCTACAAGGATCAGCGACGTAGATCCTGCTCGCTACAGCGTCGCAGCGCCAAGCCTCTGGCCACCATCGACGAGAAGGTCAAGACATCGAGTGTGACCCGCGGCACTTTTGCCTCAGAGGCGCGTCGCAATTCACGCCAATCGACGCCCTCGCCAACTCGAGCACGCAGCTCATCGCAGTCATCCATTGAGTGTTGTCCCCGCGATCGCTCGCGTTCCAGTTCGCGTGAATCCATGACCCAAGGTGGCAACTCGTCCGACGACAATCAACTGAAGCAAACAGCGCGTAGAGCGACTGCGCATGCGCACCCCGAAGCGAGAGAAGTCTCGCCACGAATCAAACGAACAACAGCGATCATCACGACAGAGCAGCAAGCCACGCAGCAGCTCCAGTGCTGTCACCCATCATCACAGCAGCAGGCATCGTGAGAAGGAGCACAGCAGCGATCACTCGGGTGTCAAGCATAGCTCGGCTTCGGCTGCCGTCGGTAGCTCGTCGGGTGGCTCGACACGATTGCTGCGCTCATCGCGTGTCAGCGAAGAGAGCCGACCACGCACCAGCTCTCACCGCACCAGCGACCTAGAGCGCAATcgcgaaagagagcgagagcgtgaACGTTCGCGCGGCAGTGAGAAGCACCGAGAAGAGCTGTCACGTTCACGTGGTAAGTCGCTTGTTTGCCTAAATATCGCCATCGTATTCATAATCCCTTGCCATATGCGTACTCGTATACTCGTATCTATTGCAGACTTGTTTGTTTTGGGCTTGCTCATTTTGGGTGCCACACAGCCGCTTAAGCTGCGCAAACGTTTTAGGTTAGCTAGCCGCGACAGTCAGCCATTCAAATCGAAACTAAGCCCCACCAAATTTGCAGTTCGGGCAATAGATCATAACTTGTGGCGACTGATCGAGTCAAGGCTTCAAGGCTGTTGCTTACTTTTTCCACTTGgcacttgtttttctttacaCCAAGCAGCTgagaatgaaatttaaaatggcTAAACACACTTttggaaattaaaatcaaaaataatctTTTGAAATAGCATTTAATGAcaaagaatttaattgaacattACATTTGGTACAGAATACAGTTTACCGAACTATATCTGCATTACGTAATATAATAGATATATTGCAGTATTACTTAATCGTAATTATAATAAGCtatcttaaaaaaatttatttaaaatgatgcTTTagaaatctatttattttaaattttgaaaattatttttactctATAATTAAGGgtataacatttaaaagtaGAGTTTGTTTCTGCCCttaaaaatcgaaatttgatataatttctaacattaaatcttaaaaaattcCTATTTGTAGTTTGaaatatattgcaatattttagctgtcattattaaaaataatagtttaacTAAGGAAGTACTCCgaaaaagtattatatttaaaaagaatatttaattctaTCCCTCAGGAGTATAtttgaagaagaaaaacaattcaaaatgaGGCATATAAATGTTAATCACAATAcaaaaagaattatttttgaattaaaggTTAATAACCATAAAAATGAAGTTACTCATTCTCAGTTGCCGCAAACTACAAAATTTTCAACTCACtttttggcacacacacacaaacacaaacaaacaattagtCTTAATCAAGTTAACAGTCGTAGCAAAGTCCGCAAATTGGTTAATCTAACATTCTGACAACTTGAAATCGAATTCGCAAGCTTATCGTTTCCATTGACATTCACACACAGGTCACTCCAGTCGCTCGAGACACagtgaacagcagcagcagcagcaggcagcaacagcgggtCACAAGTCGAGTAAAAGCGTtcgcagcagcaatcacaacGACACTGCACACACAACGTCGTCGGCACACAGAAAGTCTGCGACTGGTTctaggacaacaacaacaacaacagacagcactacaaaaagcacaacaacGCACAAAGCAaccacagctacagctacaacagcaacacctaCAACAACGCACAACGAACTGAcgtacgtatacgtaacgaaTTTAGCCAATACACAAACCGCCGAGGATGCAGACTATGCCAGCATAGATGAGACAGCCGCAACTCCGCTCCCACAACCGCCATTGCCGCCCCCTCGTCGCAAGCGCAAGCAGTCTCTCAGACCCGTGCCCATACAGCCCGCAGCTGCCTACGAGCATCGCGTTAAGCTGGACATGATTCCGGTGGCGCCGAGCTACTCGAATCAGTCGACGCTGCGCTGCAAGTCTAAGCCTCAGCCTCGCAAGCTTTCGCTCAAGTGCACGCAATCAACGAGCTCAAGTTTCGCCTTTCTGCCATATTTGCCGGCCAAGCGCAACTCGAGCGTTAGCCATGTCTATGACAATTATTTGCTGTACGCAACTCCAGCGGCCACATTGACCGCTAGCAAGCTGCGTCCCTATCAGCACAATTTGAGCAACGAGCACGCTCAACTCTTTGGCAGCAGTGGGCGTGGTGGGGCGGCAAATGGGGGCGCAAATGCTGCGCTGGCGAGTCGGCTGGGCAGTTGGCCAAAACGGTTGCGCAGGCGCCAGGTGCGCAGCAGTGTGTCAACGCATCAGCCCTTTGGCATCTGCACATGTTCATAGTCAGCGCTGGAGCATACAACCAAAATAGCAAAGTCGCACAAGGATGGGCGCAACCGGATCTCatcgcagtcacagtcacagtcaaaGATTTCTCTCACGTTACTCACTCCTATGCACTCCGAAAATTTTCTTCCTactttactgtttttttttgtttttggtataattttcttatttttgacTACCTCAATGCACGCGAAAATGTCGAAATGAAGCACGCAATCAACACGAATTAAAAACCAATTCTCGAAAAGCTCAAGACGAATTGCAAATCGGCAATTGGCTCTGTTTTCTAACCCGTGTTCCCTCCTAAATactaatacaataaaaaataaatcccCATGGCATTGAGAAACAAAGAGGGCaacagagagaagagaaaaagatgagagtttttgtttgttgtttactcGGAGCACACACTCAATGGGaatgcacaaaaaaacaaaacaaatcaaaatatcacacacacaacacaatgaatgaaaatggTTCTGTTTTTACTTTTCACAGCGTAAGCCAaacttcaaaattttgaaaacatttttagttAAGCAACACTGGAAGCATGTTGTGGGTGCATTAGGAATATTTAGAGCTAACACCAAATCTTTGCTCGTCTGTAGAACGTTGAATGCTAGACTAACTTTCCAAAACTAATCAACTATTCTACAATTTTCTCCTCTTAAAACTacttttcaattacaatttcaaaaacaaaacaaaaacaaaaagtatatttaatcaACTAGAAAGTATCGATTTAATTTATAACAGTAGATGGTTTCCTAAAATGCATGTTtgtaaagaatatatttaaccAGCTAAAATTATATTGGAAATTTCTACTCTATGCTAACATTCGTAGCACAACCTCTACTACACTTTAGAAAACTATTTCTAGTATCGATTCTAAAAACTGACTATGAACATGTTGctgcaaaatcaaaaaaaaaaaccaaaaaaataaaaatcaaatcatcAATGAAATTGGACATGAACTGCAAATGAATCAAAACATCAACATCGCTCGCTCTACTCTATTTTCTTATTGTACCAGAACACTAAAAGCGGTACTTTAGCAAAACTGGAACTACGTAGTGGAAGTAGCACATTTGGTATACTCTATAAACAAAAAGGatgttgtactatatatttataaaaaccaAGTAGCAATGCATATTAAAACTGTATTAACAACTAATACCATTTGGCGTAATGCTAATTATCCTCCatatttctctctctatcactGCAGACACGGTAAAAGCACACTGAATggacatcatcatcaccatcagcatcatcatcagcatagCAGCAGTGGAGGCAGCAAGCATCATGGAGGCCAACAGCCTCAGCATCATATGCACAGTCTGACCACAACGACAATTGCGGCCACAAAGCATCAACGCGATCGCCATGGCAAGGATAGAAAATAACTATAAAGAATGGgaagaaaacaagaaagagaaagagagggaacCTATGAACGAAGCAACGAACTACTAAAcctatactaaataatataaaaactaactaagatatatacaatatattcatattttatggcGTGCTTATTTTTAAGGCGCTTTTACGAAGCCAACTTTATGTGCATAAATCTggtaatttttgaaatttttctcacatttacaaaaatttcaagataattacttaaattggcgtataaacaacaaaaaaagtgtttaCTAATCCCACTATTAACATTTTATGCGTGCATCTATTAAAGCGATTTCCAAAAGCAGTTCCTTCAGCACATTCATACATACGATATATAACAtacaacatataataattaactcAACTAATTTATACACCAACATGTTTTggcataaattcaaaattcaagtATTATACTATGCCAACCCTGTTACAATATATATCCATAATCGTACCTAACATTttgttaaaagaaaaacaatatttgtcCTTTATGTTTACAAACattcataaatgaaaaaatgcatataaatttaaataaataacaaatgatactcatatatattctttaataGCATTAagttttgtaatttgcatatgcgaaacgattttcatttatacaataatttttaaagatttcgCACAAGATTTAGAATCTGTTTTTCTGTAAATTCGTATAAATGCTACATTtcgatatattattttttaaaataaaaataaatattttcagaatGACATGCGTGGATGGTTTTTCTTGTTATACCCGCACCCATTGGGTAGTAAggtattaaaactttgtgctgacaggaaatgtatgtaacagtcAGAAGGATCCATCTTTGACCcgataaagtatatattcttgatcaacgtcaacagccgagacgatatattTATGCCCGTCTGTCTACCTGTTCGTTCATATAAATAGTTAGTTGCATTGGCTATCaatctgttttttttacactctatggtttattttgagTGTACATAGTACTagatgaatataccaaatatagcctttggtattgcggtatattaatttgttatatttttaaatcaaatacactcgactgtagctttcttatctgttcaaatttataaaatctaaaccaattttaaatttcttacaGGTAATTCTAAAGTCGAGAAAACTttgactttttatttaaacttgcTAATTTTCATGTTATAATTTTACCATGTACGTGGGCTTTCGTGCCACATTTTTTATCTGTATAGTGAAACACATGCACTTataaacaactacaacaatttcTCAGTATTATAGTATTTGTAAGTACGTCAGGTAAGTATGAGAGTgataacgaaaaaaaaagcggGAGCGTCAATGTGATTTTTTTTAGAATGAACGGGCCACTGAAGAGGCCACCTCAGTTGTCGTCCAACCGTCGTTACCAACGCCAGTTTATCGAGCTGTTCGCCGGTTGAGAAGTAAGTATGTTAGATACGAACAGAACCGATGTCTGACGAATTCTctcagagagaaagagagacgaACCGTTTACGACAATGACATTTGCAATTCCAATTGTagcaagtaaataaataaaagcgacTCGTGCCtataaatgaaatggaaattcattattaataaaaccaaaaaaaaatcgttatCAATTTTAGGATCTAGATTTCATCGATGATTCATACTTGTATGTCGACATGAGTTAATGAGTCAATGCTAGGGCACCAGATAATATAAAAGTGTTTCCAAAACAAAGGTGTTATAAAATTAGTATAAGACAGTCAATTGCTAACAAATAAACGAGTCTATGACATTGATGTGAACAGCTGTGCGATAAGGCGAAAATAGactttgcaatatttaatactgtaaaaaaaagttagtACCAACTGTGCAAATTAATTGGCTATgctacttaaattaaattaaaattcgtttgcagtgaaattttaaaaatatatattgaaaaaataaaagttaaataattttaaaacatataaaCATCTTATCtgagtaaataatttaattaggtCAAGGCATAATTTAAtcttatttgaaatgattttagAGTTGCTTTGATCATTCATATTGATCCACACAGaagtgctaaaaatatatcataacaataataaatattacgaAAGAGAATATCAGAAGTGTTGTAACCGGTtgattacatatgtatttaatttaaaagtccAGTATAGATAAGATAgtgaaaaataatgaaacttATTCAAGACACGAATTGCTCAAACTATTGACGTATACTTAAATTCTTATATACTTGCTATAAATTCCCACTGAACTCGTTTAGTATTGATATCGATTTTCTCGGAATTTCGCAGTCCGACTATTCTACCACATTTAATTAGTGACACTAGAAACATGCAACAAACTAATTTCGTTGCAGCTAAAAGcgtaaaatacattttcaaaaagtCGGCTATGCTTACTAGTAtagcatatataaaaatcatcaatataataatatttgcacagTTTATGCGTAAAATGGAGTGCTGTGTCCGGGAATTGGGCATTGTTATCTTATCGGGGCCAAAACGAGTTTATCTTGTCTGAGCTGCAACAACGACAGGTACTTGGTAGCTGACCACATTTGGCTAAAACAAAGTGTTTGCCATATCGTTTGCCGATAAGACAACATTTTGTGATTAGAAACAATAGAACGAACGAAAGTTGACTTTGGGCTCTTCGAACGGTCTGCAACGCCAGTTATTATCATTCAGACTTTAATTCGCGGCGGTTGTgctaaattttgttattttacagTAAACAAGACATACACAATTAATCGATAAAGGTGCATGATAACTGCccattataaatataacacaatattgaaattgtgaCTCCCATTTCAGAATTCAATTTACTAAAGCACCAAAATGTCGCTTCTAACGGGCAGCGCAAATGCCGTGAAATACACGCTATTTGGATTTAATCTGATCTTTTTGGTAAGTATTCAACTATATAGTAGTACACCAGTatttctaatatatatatggatgAGTCATCGAGCCGTGGGAGTGCTTCCAAAGCAGAAACTCCAATTAATAATTGCCAACTATCTATGTAATTTGGCAGATAAgataaagttaaagtttatatatgtatattcaaatttaaaaatgctgcCGAATAGTGAAGCTTTTTAACTATCTCTTTCGATACTTTCAGTATTTGAACtacatatggtatatactatatatacaaaatacatatactaaatataccatttatataccattatatatatatatatatattcactaCTGTACctaaatttttctaaaatacaaattattcataaatagCGTTAAAGTTCagatatattcaaattaaataatgctgCCGAATATTCAAGCTTATTAACTATCTCTCCACTACTTACAGtatatttaacatacatatatactaaatatacaaaatacatatatactaaatatactatttatataccatttatttatatatgtatggataTACTTCTCTACTCTAcctaaatttctaaaatacaaattattcatTTCCAATATAAATTccattgcaatttaaaaataaagttaaattaaagaaaattgtaaGACTTTTACCAATTTATAAGCTTGTGAAATTCTTTGTAGGCTCTACAATCTAGATTGGTATGGCTTAAGTTGACATTGATTAATTTGAAAGCATATAGATAAGTCACCATTTGAGTTATCTGCCATTGAGCCTTTATTGGTTTATTGTTGATTGTAGACAAACAAATacccttttttttaatatgttatttattcaaattttgttatgtttttcttttgtgtgaATAGATCACTGGCATCATTCTAATAGCAGTCGGAGCTGGAGTTGGCGCTGTCTACACTGGCTATGAACTCTTTCTTACTGCCAAATTCTTCTCCATACCAACATTCCTGATTGTCATTGGAGCGTTCATCATTGTGATCACGTTCTTCGGCTGCTGGGGAGCATTGAAGGAGAACTATTGCCTCATCCTCAGCTTCTCCATAATGCTATTCATCATCTTCATACTGGAACTGGCCGCGGGCATCAGCGGTTATGTTCTACGCAATGACGCCTATAGCTTGATCAATTCAACACTGTTTGATTCGTTGTCGGAGTACAATAGCGTTAGGGCGACTCCAGCGACTGCACTGTGGGACGATGTGCAGCGTGATTTCCAGTGCTGTGGTGTCACCAACTACACAAATTGGAGCGATGAGTTCAAGAACTCTAGTTTGCCTATCTCCTGTTGCACGATTCCTGCGGGAGCCTTGGGCACCTTCACTTGCGACAATGATACTTTGAATACTAATCGGAACACGGACGCCTGTTTATTGGGTTTCTCCGACTATATCTCCGATCATGCTGTTAGCCTTGGTGCCGCTGGAGTTGTCATTGCAGTGCTCCAGGTAAATTCCAAATACAATATctcaacaaatacaaatacagattgttaataattttgtaaattcttTCAGTTCTTTGGCGTCATCTTTGCCTGTTACATTGCGCGCGAGATCAAAATTCGAAATGGTATCACTGGCTTCATGTAGATAAAAATCCCTCCTATCGATGGGGAGTCAAAAATGCATGTGAACTTTATACTCTGTAATCAGGGTGTTTATTCTTAAGGAACATACCATACGTTGTACTTTTCTGCtgataaattattgaaatgtttctgtaattttaataattccaCTAATAAACACAACTTAGCTTATAAATCCTCACTTGCACTTCCCTTGATTCTGTCGTAATTAATTCGCTTTATTGCACTCACATGAGCAAATAAACTTA
This window of the Drosophila albomicans strain 15112-1751.03 chromosome 2L, ASM965048v2, whole genome shotgun sequence genome carries:
- the LOC117565295 gene encoding CD63 antigen; translated protein: MSLLTGSANAVKYTLFGFNLIFLITGIILIAVGAGVGAVYTGYELFLTAKFFSIPTFLIVIGAFIIVITFFGCWGALKENYCLILSFSIMLFIIFILELAAGISGYVLRNDAYSLINSTLFDSLSEYNSVRATPATALWDDVQRDFQCCGVTNYTNWSDEFKNSSLPISCCTIPAGALGTFTCDNDTLNTNRNTDACLLGFSDYISDHAVSLGAAGVVIAVLQFFGVIFACYIAREIKIRNGITGFM
- the LOC117563653 gene encoding LOW QUALITY PROTEIN: uncharacterized protein LOC117563653 (The sequence of the model RefSeq protein was modified relative to this genomic sequence to represent the inferred CDS: inserted 1 base in 1 codon; deleted 3 bases in 3 codons): MEVATTNNHSQSHHHNHHRSSNISSNNNNNSGGGGFAVGSGSRSPFQREVREWQRIDPDTGALFSGRLEADRWINGPLNSYGKISDSQNISQPNGTQHTQRKQLEVLRTANGAMQVIRTQTVQKTSSTSRWSTSSSSTTTRSSAAPMALWASKPSQGVDICELSDDDDDDDDDDRDAGVAVIVDHESPATSKSSHSYGHGQKELFDDHVDFVVINGHSDDADERQHSQVDVDDDDDDDVPHLHKLGHNLLPDTAPSLKLSNLMKSSSSISSQSSNNSNLTTAAAATVGNTLRNAGKISLHAIVGQTTTAAATPSTSSSSSSLSTWPKRLGMTEQADLYGQNNNSSNSKRRVGVPSEAAGDADVAVVATPTLRRDLESFRHYNDDAATAATTTTTTTTTRGDNDDDDDLRLSARHQRRQQVSQSVYAPPLPASFGHLGSLQRSRSISTDDLSNDWPEDADEQPCGDWRRVSKLRRSFQSQDYHNKVPTRPRPRPLDLPSSSVSVARIREELENGRLLKKVMHNNHVDLAALDSILNPNTASTVTQSASKPLVAKRSTFLTAESLQEIRGKLKKLSDESLYKEDFLAHQTITKPAAVAVLQSPEPAQVSAPPSAFRAVHNTHSLETRQRPKDTSSSEWHLRRKSYGFEKMSPPESRSIFRVDASTDSGLGRSGEQLGNWSPTTDRTAASAANGGPGSTIIHFGRQQAAQSPASPNETELSKRHSIAVEETWRDIRKTSQVHVNGGAVNGSNSSNNNNISSSTQLQRSSAQKRVEFCKTEVHFAAESGRVNIVETDGKPPPTQNFRRRRRTASGPLQSLVKSASVTSSISSTSTTSSSSNNVTHFGDDPTVRSKPIASSNVAYRAMLMDPPELITQPVAGSQVTVITTTPKQPALEPRYSLLETTSSTSRHSYTSTSGVDTTDNETDELANIRGILKNKPIKPKPYHLGENIESADVLWSMPATIKSERESSPPSRESATGDHSPITTKSVAERVRIVEQRQQQPHQQHQQLQQQQQPSPAGNGYSTKINVSLGASEEWLETGSSSGSGPVRRRSSAQELLLQDLRVHQRILDEGLKSTSLIMKTMRSASEFDEAMRRLSIASIESALIQPTIVVPTPMLRSHSYQEESSRRTSTTSITSSDLFGSTLYDSLPRTPLAPPRLKLLGNTQIPVSQQLMQLRRLYDAAEQEEDSADEEVKRYFRENSNSDSGGGTQDSSSPEDVVHKGCEYSSSWSRLKAKRTIWKIEAQEQTLKRADLPKSNVMNIALHAPRLQKPKPAPPTLRIGQLVPVAKPRTLLVQPQPQQQPQLTQLPVDNGDESGSESLKIVKEARGARKLREHELSYFGVQHXSDTQPNPKLSTNPRRTLPSRSKQAIHNEEESTTATTTTTKWQLLNDRPDLLRHSPQGNDESNNNIKDYNEDDEHCYENIANELTTTFRVKSPSPSYERKADLQRDAQILSEMTRNADQTLKALSDEAAYKDQRRRSCSLQRRSAKPLATIDEKVKTSSVTRGTFASEARRNSRQSTPSPTRARSSSQSSIECCPRDRSRSSSRESMTQGGNSSDDNQLSKQRVERLRMRTPKREKSRHESNEQQRSSRQSSKPRSSSSAVTHHHSSRHREKEHSSDHSGVKHSSASAAVGSSSGGSTRLLRSSRVSEESRPRTSSHRTSDLERNRERERERERSRGSEKHREELSRSRGHSSRSRHSEQQQQQQAATAGHKSSKSVRSSNHNDTAHTTSSAHRKSATGSRTTTTTTDSTTKSTTTHKATTATATTATPTTTHNELTHGKSTLNGHHHHHQHHHQHSSSGGSKHHGGQQPQHHMHSLTTTTIAATKHQRDRHGKDRK